ACCGGCGACGGACTTTGCCGTTTTTTCGTGACCGTACTCGTCAAAGTCGACGGTCAACTCGTGTTTTCCCATCCAGACGggcgctggatgagccctcggaCGATCGCCGACGACGGACTCTGCCGTTTCTTCCTGCCCGTACTCGTCAAACTCGTCGGACGATCTGCCGTCTTCTCGTGCCTGCCGCAAGTGGGGCACTGCACGTTGGGACGTCCCAAGCATCCCAAGTAGGGACATCGTATAATGGCCGACCCCGCAAATCGTGGACTGGGGAAGGGTGAGTGCGAGGCAGCGTGTCGCCGCACAAGTGCAACCGGGCACGACTGGAGCGCAGAACAATCTTGGGCCACGGACCGGGTGAGGCCTGCCAGGGATGGGTAAACGTGTCCTTAAGCGGGCTTCTATTATTTCATGGGGGGGCGGCGCCCCCGCTCGgacgagggacatcgtataattcgGACTTAGCCGAAAAAACGCCCACGGTTtgcagggacatcgtataattccCAGGGCCAAAAAAAAAGCCGCCGTGCAGCAGCAGCCGACCAGGGTCCAAGACCCTGGTGGCCCGCTACACGGCGGCTCGGCGACGTGCGGTTTTCGCACGTCTCACACCCCAAAAACAAGCTGTACACGTTACAGCGGGGCGCTGCTCTGCGACGGGCGGCATCTGGCGTCTACCCCtccacaagctgcacacgttacaGCGGGGCGACGCGGTCCCCtccacaagctgcacacgttacaGCGGGGACGAGTTATGCGTCTGGCCGCTCCACAAGCTGCACACATTACAGCGGAGCGACGTTCTGCGACGGGCGGCATTTGGCGTCTACCCCtccacaagctgcacacgttacaGCGGGGCGACGAACTTCACACAGCGGGCAATTTCGCGACTGACGGGCAATGCCGCGCGGGGACGCTTCGTGTTCCCCAACCCGAAGCGGGTGGACCAAGCCACGCTCGTTGCTCCCAGGCAACCTGTGTCGCCAGGGTCCCCGGGCCAAGGACCCGCGTCCTTTCGTGGACGCTCCTCGGTGCATTAGCACCTCTTGCATCGGTCCGTACCTGTACACCGAGCGCTGCAGCCGTGGAAGGGTGCCCCTTGAGCGGTGCAAAAGACAAACCTCCCGGTCATTGGCTGAGCCTCAATAGATCGCAGTGTGGTGGCTGCTCTACTACGTACGGCACCACGACAGGTACCTGAGTCGTCTACAAACGATTTGACACTGCAGCAGAGAACCGTGACGAGCGCGAAGGAGCACCAGTTACACCCTGCCTCGGTAACCGGAGGATGCTCTCTCGCTCGCGTGGTGTCGTCGAGACGGGTACCTCCGCGACCGCGGAGGTGGTCCCGCCTCTAACGATACCGGCAAACGCTGCTAGTGCACACGATATCATCGCAATGCTTAGACGGGATTCTGACTTAGAGGCGTTCAGTCGTAATCCCACGGATGGTAGCTTCGCACCACTGGTCTCTCGACCAAGCACATGAACCAAGTGTCCGAACCTGCGGTTCCTCTCGTACTGAGCAGGATTACTATCGCAATGACCAGCCATCAGTAGGGTAAAACTAACCTGTCTCACGACGGTCTAAACCCAGCTCACGTTCCCTGTTAGTGGGTGAACAATCCAACGCTTGGCGAATTCTGCTTCGCAATGATAGGAAGAGCCGACATCGAAGGATCAAAAAGCGACGTCGCTATGAACGCTTGGCCGCCACAAGCCAGTTATCCCTGTGGTAACTTTTCTGACACCTCTTGCTTAAAACTCTTAAAGCCAAAAGGATCGAGGGGCCCCGCTTTCGCGGTCTGTAATCGTACTGAAAATCAAGATCAAGCAAGCTTTTGCCCTTTTGCTCTACGCGAGGTTTCTGTCCTCGCTGAGCTCGCCTTAGGACACCTGCGTTACCATTTGACAGATGTACCGCCCCAGTCAAACTCCCCGCCTGACACTGTCCTCGGAGCAAATCGTGCCGGTCAGCGGAGGATCAGCACTTAGTGCTAGAAACGTGGACGCAAGGTCCGCTTTTCGCTTCACCGAGTAAGTGAAGAAGCAATGAAAGTAGTGGTATTTCACTGTCGGCCGCAAGCGACCTCCCACTTATGCTACACCTCTCATGTCTCTTCACAGAGTCAGACTAGAGTCAAGCTCAACAGGGTCTTCTTTCCCCGCTGATTTTGCCAAGCCCGTTCCCTTGGCTGTGGTTTCGCTAGATAGTAGATAGGGACATAAAGATCAGAAAAGgaaacatacaaaaaaaaaatacaaagactGTCCCCTCCGCACCACACAAGGTATCGCAGAGGGAACAgccaaggaagagaaaaagaaaaagaaaaaaaaaaaaaaggtgaagaCCAAAAGACAGACAGAACCCCCCACCCGAGTTAATAGTAGATAGGGACATTACTTTCAGTACGAGAAGAAGAGATAGAGAAAGAGCCCAGACCCACACCACACGAGGTATCGTAGGCCTGGTCacaagagagaaaagaaaaagctaagaaaagagaaagcaaaTGAGAGAGAGGGTTAGTATAGGTCAGAAGGTAAATAGGGAAGAGGGAAGAGTGGTTGCGAGTCGCGAAACCCCAGCCAAGGGAACGGGGAACAGCACAAACAGCAGCTTTTATCAGCAAATATCAATAGAAAATGAAACTACATATATGGAACATTGCACAAAAACACACTTACATGACATCCTGGAATGAACTCCATCCAGATTAACAACAgactccaaaaaaaaaaaaaaaaaaaaaaaaaaaacctttaaTAGTAAATAATATTATTGCCTAAGCACTAGCGAGCACCCGATTAACATATTCACAATGCAAATCGTCCACAGCCACACGGCACCCTTGATATGCAGTCACCGCACATGTCCATCTGCGTCCGCTTGTCCTGGGCTCTGTGGTCCGGGTCCATACACCAGGGCCACCTTCTCCACGTGAAGTCCCGCCGACACAGGCCTCAGTGCACTTCAACGTCCGGTCGGTAACTGCCCAGGCCACACCCTGCTGGTTCATGGTCCAGCAGGCTGGTCCATTGTGCTGCGCCTGGGCCACCTTCTCCACGTGAAGTCTAGCCGTGACCACTTCCACCGGACTCAGTGCCTTGCAACGTCCGGTCGGCAACTGTCCAGGCCACACCCTGCTGGTTCATGACCACACCTGCTGGGACCGGGCCATTCTGTTGCGCCTGGGCTGGCTTCTCCACTTATGTCCATGGCTCCTAGCGTTGCCACCACGCCAGCCCCAGTCCTTTGTCTTCTCTTCACCGCTCTCAGGGCCTCTGCCTGTCCCGTCGCGCGGGCCACAATCGACGTTCTGTTGCACCTGGGCCGTCTTCTCCACGTATGCCCCGGGCGCCTA
This Ornithodoros turicata isolate Travis unplaced genomic scaffold, ASM3712646v1 ctg00001503.1, whole genome shotgun sequence DNA region includes the following protein-coding sequences:
- the LOC135377051 gene encoding uncharacterized protein LOC135377051, whose protein sequence is MIGRADIEGSKSDVAMNAWPPQASYPCGNFSDTSCLKLLKPKGSRGPAFAVCNRTENQDQASFCPFALREVSVLAELALGHLRYHLTDVPPQSNSPPDTVLGANRAGQRRIST